GCGGCGCATTCAACGGCTTCATGGGGCTGACCTTGGAAAGCGCGGGCGAGCCGGAGTTGTACGTCGGCAAGCCAGGCGGCGGTGCGATCGATCGCTGGGCGTTGGAAGATCGCGGCGGCAGCCGGCAACATGCATCGAGCGTCTTGACGCAATCGGGGTCCACGGCACTCTTGGTCGTCAAGGCGGAGCTGTTCGCCAGCCCGAACATCAATGATAAGTTCACGCTGTATGTGAATCCCACACCGGGGGAAGCGGAGCCAGCTTCCGGCATCGTCAAGCAAGACGCTGCTTTCGGCGTCGTGCAAGGCATGACTTTGTATTCGTCTGGCGCGATGCAATTCGACGAATTGCGCATCGGACAGACCTTCGCGGACGTCACGCCGGTTCCGGAGCCTGGCAGCTTTGGATTGTTGACGGTCGGTTTCGCGGCCTTCGCGGCGGCCATCTGGCGCCGTCGGAAGTAAGCGGCGAGAATTTAATACGCCGCCGCGCCGCTCGCAGTGCTTTCCGGGCGCACTGCGCGAAGCGTTTCCAGCGACTTCTGCGTCATCAGGCGCAGGTCGCTGCCGATAGCGATGAATTGCATGCCTTGTTGCGCGCGGCGGAGGGCCACGTCGGCTTCCATCGTGTGCATGCCGGTTGGCGTGCCGGTTTTGTGGCCGGTATCGACGATCTGTTGCAGCAGGGCTTCGAACTCAGCGTCCGTGGCTTCGGTGCCGTCGGCGGCGCGCATGTTGGCGCGGAGATCGACGGGGCCGACGAAAATTGCGTCGACGCCCGGCAGCGAATAAATGGCCTCAGCATTACGCACGCCGGTCGGGCTTTCCGTTTGCAGCACGACCAGGATTTCGTCATTGGCCTTACGAAAATACTCGGCGGAGTTCGTGCCGAAGTTCATCGCGTGCATGCCGCCCCCCAGGCTGCGATTGCCGGTGGGCGGATACTTGGCCGCCGCGATGGCGACTTGCGCTTCCTCGACGGTATTGACCATTGGCACCACGATGCCCCAGGCGCCGGCGTCGAGCACGCGCT
The Planctomycetia bacterium DNA segment above includes these coding regions:
- a CDS encoding PEP-CTERM sorting domain-containing protein translates to MIRTTLIASFVFALLITPPASAALIAYEPFDDAPVGSDVQGKAGGLGFSGGWRAGGFNASISNNFDIANGSPTFGNLLREGNSVSTPAVGAISGITRDLASPLGQADSTVYLSFLIQPQGALHGGAFNGFMGLTLESAGEPELYVGKPGGGAIDRWALEDRGGSRQHASSVLTQSGSTALLVVKAELFASPNINDKFTLYVNPTPGEAEPASGIVKQDAAFGVVQGMTLYSSGAMQFDELRIGQTFADVTPVPEPGSFGLLTVGFAAFAAAIWRRRK
- a CDS encoding aldolase/citrate lyase family protein, yielding MRSNPVKRILRDGKPSFGTWLSLGDLYATRVLARQGWDWLTLDIEHSAIDWSQAAMIFAAVADAGCVPLARVPRGSHDYIKRVLDAGAWGIVVPMVNTVEEAQVAIAAAKYPPTGNRSLGGGMHAMNFGTNSAEYFRKANDEILVVLQTESPTGVRNAEAIYSLPGVDAIFVGPVDLRANMRAADGTEATDAEFEALLQQIVDTGHKTGTPTGMHTMEADVALRRAQQGMQFIAIGSDLRLMTQKSLETLRAVRPESTASGAAAY